The Geitlerinema sp. PCC 9228 nucleotide sequence AGCGGTAATTTGTACGGCCAGCCAGGAAAACAAATAAATCCCTATGACAAAGAGAAAAGGACGGTTGGTAAAGGCAATTTGCAGCTGTTTTTTGAGGGGAATGGAAGTAGGTTGTTCCGCTGGTTGGTGGGTAGCCTGCATTTGGTCGGCTCTAGCTTTGGTACCCCAAACGCACCAGTAGAGGGGGATAATAGAAAAAAGACCAAAAGCAGCTCCAATGGTAAAGTATCGCTGTTGGGGATCTTCAATGAGCCGGGAAATGCCAGCAGCTACCAACAAAGATAAAATACTGCCGCCGATGGAAAAGGTGAAGCGAAAGCGATTGAGATTGGTGCGTTCGTTATAATCGCGCGTTAGTTCTGGAGTGAGTGCGGTATAGGGAAGATTAACAGCGGTGTAAGCAAGATTGAACAGGATGCCCACAATGAGATAGTACCAGAATAAAGCTGTGGCACTGCCGAATTGGGGAACCAGCCACTGCAAGAAAAAGAAAATGGCAAAAGGAAAGGCACCAAAAAGTATCCAAGGATATCGCCTTCCCCAGCGGCTGCGAGTGCGATCGCTTAAAATACCGATAATGGGGTCGTTTACCGCATCGGAAACCTTTCCCACCATTAAAACACTACCTGCCCAAGCGGCTGGCAAACCCGCCACATCCGTTAAAAAAGGGAGCAGCAAAAAAACCTGCAAATTTGCTGTTAAAGCCGGAGACAAATCCCCAGCGCCAAAAGCCAGTTTGGTCCAGAAAGAAAGTTCGCCAGGTTTGGGAGTTGGCGTAGGAAAAGCATCTTGGGTCATTAGTATCTCTATACAGGAAAAGAACCATTGACACTCTCACGAATAGAATTCGTAAGATTCTCGCTTCATTGGGGGTGCCTGTGAAGAGATTCGCGAAGAGAGTTACTCCATCGCCGGCCACAGGAACCCTCGACGAGCATTTTTCCGCCCTGTCCGGACGTACTTGCGACACCTCAATTCAAGACCACTTGTGCTGCTGCCACCACGTCTCGATGGGTTTAATAGCCGCAGTGGAGCAGAAATGAGTTCTTTGAGAAAGCGGCTTTTCGCTTTTCCCCCTATGGACACCACAATGGGGACAAATTTGACTGGTTTGTTTGGCCTCTACTTTGGCCAAGTATTTACCGCCCTTCAAACAGACCCAAGACAAAATGGACTTGTGCTGAGCTACGCCGAAGCATAGAAACTCGCCCCAAGTCGCATCGAGACAGAATTTCGCTAGCCGACTTCGCCCAAGAACTTTCAAATTCAGGCCCTCGGCAAAAATGCTGTCAGCTTGGTTGCACAAATGGTGAGCCCACTTCAAGCAAAAGTCTTTGCGAGCTAATGTGAGGTGTTCGTACAATTGGGCGATGCGATGTTGAATCAAGTGCCAACGTCTGGAATCCTTTTTCTACAGGTTGAACTTTTGTTGCAGCCATTTTAGCTCGCCAGAAGCCTTC carries:
- a CDS encoding MFS transporter — translated: MTQDAFPTPTPKPGELSFWTKLAFGAGDLSPALTANLQVFLLLPFLTDVAGLPAAWAGSVLMVGKVSDAVNDPIIGILSDRTRSRWGRRYPWILFGAFPFAIFFFLQWLVPQFGSATALFWYYLIVGILFNLAYTAVNLPYTALTPELTRDYNERTNLNRFRFTFSIGGSILSLLVAAGISRLIEDPQQRYFTIGAAFGLFSIIPLYWCVWGTKARADQMQATHQPAEQPTSIPLKKQLQIAFTNRPFLFVIGIYLFSWLAVQITATTLKYYVNSWMGLSDTSFYTVAVTVQGTAMVMLSVWSPLSRKLGKKTVYYMGIAMWVIAQGGLFFLQPGQVFLMYMLAVMAGLGVSTAYLIPWSMLPDVIELDELNTGQRREGVFYAFMVVLQKMGLALGLFLVGQALDLAGYVEGTAVDAASVQQPDSALLVIRLAIGPVPTLCLIAGMVLAYFYPITKEKHEEILLRLQNQDQTTSQSQP